The Staphylococcus simiae genome includes the window GTGATGTCTTCTTTAGCGATAAAAATATCTATACAGCGCCAATATTTAATTTAACAGATCGTCGTATTCCAGTTGTTGGTGTGTTACATAGTACTCATATTAAAAATATAGATCAACTGGAAACGTCGCGTTATAAAAATGTGTATAAAGCATTATTCGACAATTTAGATCGTTATGCAGCAGTCGTTGTATCTACTAAAGCACAAAAAGTGGATGTCACAAACCGTATCCAACATGATATTCCAATCATTAATATACCTGTAGGCTACAGTGAAGCGGTTGACTTTGACTTTAATCAACCAAGTCTAGATCCTATTAAATTAATATCGGTCGCTCGTTATTCGCCAGAAAAGCAATTACATCAACAAATCGAATTAATCAAAAAACTTAAACCATTTTACCCTAATATTCAATTACATATGTATGGTTTTGGTTCAGAACATGATAAATTAAAGTCTTTAATTGCCGAGTATTATTTAGAGCAAAATATTTTGTTACGAGGTTTCTTACCTAACTTAGAAAATGAGTATCGACAAGCTTATGCTAGTTTAATCACAAGTAATATGGAGGGCTTTTCACTAGCGTTACTTGAATCATTGTCATATGGTGTTCCTACAATTAGTTATGACATTAAATATGGTCCTAGTGAACTTATAGATAATCATATTAATGGTGTCTTGGTACCTAAAAATGATGAAGAACAATTTTTTAGCAGTGTGAAATATTTATTAGATAATCCAAGTTTACAAAGATATTATTCAGAAGAAAGTTTGATAAAAGCAAGCACATATTCTAAAGATTTGATATGCAATACGTGGGATAATTTCTTACGTATGTTACCGTCAAAATAACTAAAATAAAGCATTTTTCTATGCATTAACCATTTAAAAGGTTAATTAATTAGAAAAATGCTTTTTATATTACAATGAAAAGTATTATATAATTGTTTGCCATTTCTCAGCTATAACATGATCGTAAAAGCGTTCAGCTGTTTGTAAACTATTTAAGGAGAATTGAGTTAATTTCTGACGATCACTTAATAACATATCTATCTTGTCAACTAAGCTATTTATATCATTTGGTTTAATAAGAAAACCGTTATAATCTGATTCTATTATTTCAGCAGGACCGTATTTAATATCGTAACTTATGACTGGCGTACCAACGGCAATGGATTCTAAAATAACTAAACCAAATCCTTCCATAATACTTGTAAAAATCATCATATCAGCAGTTGCTATTTCATGCTTTATGTTTGTTGAAAAGTCATGAATTGTAATATTGGATGATAGGTTATTGTCGACGATCAATTGTTGGTATTCTTTAGCGCCACTACCGTGACCAAATATATCTAATTTTAGCGAAGGATATTTAGTAACTAACTGCTTTACTGCTTCTATTTGATGTTTGATTTGCTTACCAGGTACTAATCTAGCTACTGAAATCAATCTATTGTTTATTTTTTTATCGAAGTCAATGTCATGTTTGACTGAACTAGCAGAACCAGGAGGAATAACATGAACAGGAATCTGTTGATTAATATAATCAACGACATCTAATTGCTGTTGAATCGTTGACACAACAATAGCTTGATATCTATCTAAGTTACTGAATATAGGTTTGTAATAACTTTTAATTTGATCAACACCGACAATATGAGTACTATGTAACACAGCGATGACAGGTATTGTTGGGAGTTGGTTAATGATTTGACCTAATTCATGAGGTCTATCTAAGATAAATTGATCACCATGTTGATAAAGACATTGATAAAAATAAATGATTAATTCACTTTCATTATTAAAATAATGAGTAGAATTTGAATCATATAATATTATTTTTGTTAATTCATTGTTATTGTCATTTAAATTAAAATATTTTTGAATTTTTAAGTCGCCATGAGGAGAGAAATAATTTTCTAATACGACTCGTTGATGATCTCCAAGTATGCGTGAACAACTTAAAAAACCTCTACAATCATACATGTCACGTTTAATCTTTTTATTATTAATATCAAAATAATTGATGTAGTTAAGCTTATTATAATGTCTATCAAAAAAATGTGCATACATCGTAAACATGCCATTATGATAGATTCTGACATCATTTGAATTTGGAACAAATTTTAGTTCATAACGACATTCATCTTTCCAAAATTGTATCCAGTTTTTAGCAATAGACATCTTTTCATTCATACTTTGTTGGAAATAATCATACATAGTAAAAACATCATCTTCGACATTAAATTTTTCAGCGTTAGCGTATAGATACGGATTCCAACTAGTGTAAATACAAGTTGCTGGCATATTAAATTGTTTGAATAGTTGCAATCTATTGAGTTGTGCTTTTTCTACTCCTGTAATTTTACCTTCCAGAATAGTCCCTAAAAAATAATTCATTTTAACCTCCATATATTGAGTTTAAATATCTGCAATAACAACTTAAAATTTAGACTCATTTTCTTAATATAACAATACTTCTATTGATATAAGATGTCCAATAAATTTAGATATTTGAAATAATTACATTTTATATATTATTAAATTAATTCAATGGTGCATTCAATTATTCAATGAAAAATTTAGTCAATCGAATTGAAAGTAATTATAGAAATAACTTTAAACAATTTAAAATAATTAGATAAAAAAATAATAGTAAAGAAAATATTTATATAAACTTAACCATTTATTGTTTTACCGAAATAAAGATAAAAATATAAATGAATAGTTTTAATCAATTGAACTTCATTTAAAAATGTACTATTATATAGACATATATTTATATGTAATTGGAATGGTTATTTCAATAATAGTATTTGGAGTACTTGTTTCAGTATATGTAAGTGGAATAGTTATTTTAAATATTTTAAAAGGAGAATTTTTTATGAGGGATAAAAACAAATTAACTCAAAAAAGTTTCGTAACAAATCGGTTGAATAAATTTTCGATAAGGAAATACACAATAGGGACTGCATCAATATTAGTAGGAACAACTTTACTTTTTGGACTTGGGAACCAGGAAGCACAAGCTGCTGAAAACAATGCTAATAATAAAGAAACGAGTGCAGCTAATTCAAATAAAGATAAGCAAGATAGCGAAGTCAATCATTCAGAAGTAGAATTACATAATGATATCGACAATAAAGATATGAACAAAGATAATGTACAAAATGATAAAGAAACACAATCTGAAAACACGCTTGCAGACAAACAACAGGATACGACAAATAATACTGTTGATAATGCTAAACAGGAAAGTGAAAGTAATACGACATCTGACAAAGCACAGAGTAATAATAATAAACTAGTTAATAAACAACTTGAGGATACGTCATCACCAAGTGAACAAGGAACAGCTGATAAAATAGAGAACAATAAACAATCAACATCACAGGATGAAAAAGAACAGTCAACAGAAGCTACATATCAACCTCCTAAAGAAAATACGAATATTAGTATTCCACACATAGAACATAGTAATCAATTATCACAACCTCAAGAAAATACTCAATCAACAACAGAAGAAAAGACTAATGTAGAAAATATTCCATCACAAGTTGAGCCAACTACAGCAGAAAATAATCAAGTCTTAGATGCCAATCATGATGACAGTAATGTAACAATGACTAAAGAAGAATTGGAAAAAGATCCTAGTAAACTTAATGATTTAATTAGACATTATAATGACAAACAAAATTCTGAAGAAACACAAGCTACTCCGCCAACTAGTGTCGCTCCAAAACGTCTAACACCAATAATGAGATTGGCAGCAGTACAAGTAGGTACAGATGTTACTAATCAAATTGATTTTAATAAAACTGACATTCATTTTGATAGCGATGAAATTAGACCCATTAACGCAGAAAGTTATAACTTAAATGTGTCATTTGATACTGTTAATGCTGTTAATCCTGGAGATTATTTCAAATTTAAAGGTTCTGACAATACGATTAATGATGATTTAAATCATCATAATACTGATGCGCCTGACATCGTTGACAAAGAAGGTAGCGTTATTGCTAATGGTATTTATAATCCAAC containing:
- the sdgA gene encoding serine-aspartate repeat adhesin O-glycosyltransferase SdgA, which encodes MNYFLGTILEGKITGVEKAQLNRLQLFKQFNMPATCIYTSWNPYLYANAEKFNVEDDVFTMYDYFQQSMNEKMSIAKNWIQFWKDECRYELKFVPNSNDVRIYHNGMFTMYAHFFDRHYNKLNYINYFDINNKKIKRDMYDCRGFLSCSRILGDHQRVVLENYFSPHGDLKIQKYFNLNDNNNELTKIILYDSNSTHYFNNESELIIYFYQCLYQHGDQFILDRPHELGQIINQLPTIPVIAVLHSTHIVGVDQIKSYYKPIFSNLDRYQAIVVSTIQQQLDVVDYINQQIPVHVIPPGSASSVKHDIDFDKKINNRLISVARLVPGKQIKHQIEAVKQLVTKYPSLKLDIFGHGSGAKEYQQLIVDNNLSSNITIHDFSTNIKHEIATADMMIFTSIMEGFGLVILESIAVGTPVISYDIKYGPAEIIESDYNGFLIKPNDINSLVDKIDMLLSDRQKLTQFSLNSLQTAERFYDHVIAEKWQTII
- the sdgB gene encoding serine-aspartate repeat adhesin O-glycosyltransferase SdgB, which translates into the protein MYYFVVNNLGKSITGIEKAVINRLSLFKAIGQPAKCVFLAWNRFQARHASKFLASDEYINMYDYLQEAHYINNTVNTNWIKYWQEECQYTLKFVDNSNDIRIYDKDTFIMYVHFLDSGLQVLDYINHFDSHRKKIRRDFYDVRGFLSCSRFLENSQTTLCEFYYSPQGSIKLEKYFTQHEDKQQLKKIIYHSGNDDYFFNNDTELGAYFIEQLYHKGDVFFSDKNIYTAPIFNLTDRRIPVVGVLHSTHIKNIDQLETSRYKNVYKALFDNLDRYAAVVVSTKAQKVDVTNRIQHDIPIINIPVGYSEAVDFDFNQPSLDPIKLISVARYSPEKQLHQQIELIKKLKPFYPNIQLHMYGFGSEHDKLKSLIAEYYLEQNILLRGFLPNLENEYRQAYASLITSNMEGFSLALLESLSYGVPTISYDIKYGPSELIDNHINGVLVPKNDEEQFFSSVKYLLDNPSLQRYYSEESLIKASTYSKDLICNTWDNFLRMLPSK